TATATCTCGGACGATTTTAGTGCAGGAAAAGATATTGGAACCATAAAACCCGGCTACCGACAGGCAAAAGTCAGCGCTCATTTTATCATCTATAGACAGGGCGATGACGGCATAACCGAAATAGTACGGATACTCCATCAGATGATGGACATTCCCAATAGCATCTAGAAGCCTTTGATTTGGAAGCACCTCACGTAAAAACACTTCCTGAACCTCGATAGGTCGAAACTGATTCCCTACAACTTCCTCTTATTCTCCCGCGCTAACAACGTATTTTTCAACAACATCGCAATTGTCATCGGCCCGACGCCACCGGGAACCGGGGTAATATACGACGCTTTCTTGCTTACGTTTTCAAAGTCGACATCGCCTGTAATCACGTATCCTTTCTCTGATGATTCGTCGGCCACACGGGTAATGCCCACGTCGATGATGACGGCATCGTCCTTGACCATCTCGGCCTTCAGGTAATTCGGCACGCCAAGGGCACTGATGATAATGTCAGCCTGGGTGGTAATCTGTGCGATGTTTTTGGTGAAGCTATGGGTAAGAGTCACGGTCGAATTCCCCGGGAATCCTTTGCGACCCATGAGGATGCTCATCGGACGGCCGACGATATGGCTGCGTCCTATTACCACGGTATGTTTCCCTTTGGTTTCGACCCCGTACCGCTCAAGCAGTTCGAGGATACCAAATGGGGTCGCGGGGATAAACGTCGACATGTCGAGCGCCATTTTACCGAAGTTTTCCGGATGGAACCCATCGACGTCTTTCTGCGGGTCGATCGCCATGATGACTTTCTGCGTATCGATTTGTTCCGGCAAGGGCAGTTGCACGATGAAACCGTCGATCGCGTCGTCTTCGTTCAGTTCCTTGATTTTTTTGAGAAGTTCCGTTTCAGACGTGGTGCTCGGCATCTTGATAAGTGTCGACTCAAAGCCAACCCGTTCGCAGGCTTTTACCTTGCTGCCTACATAGGTGAGGCTCGCGCCGTCATTTCCGACGATGATGGCCGCCAAATGGGGCACCTTCTCGCCTTTTGCTTTCATCTTCGCCACTTCTGCAGCGATCTCATTCTTGATGTCGTCTGAAACTTTTTTTCCGTCTAGTAGTTGCATGTTGTGTAGGTTAGCGTTAGCCAAAAAGCGAATTAGCGAATGAAAACCGGAGTCGTCATTCGCTAATTCACCTAGTTTTTATCGCATCGGGCCTTTCATTCCGCCCATCATCTTCATCAGGTTTTTGCCGCCCGGCCCCTGCATCATCTTCATCATCTTGCTCATCTGGTCGAACTGCTTCATGAGTTGGTTGACCTCCTCGATTTTACGTCCGGAGCCTTTGGCAATCCGGTTTTTGCGTTTTACATCGATGATAGAAGGCTTTTTGCGTTCGGTAGGCGTCATCGAGTAAATAATCGCTTCGATGTGCTTGAAGGCGTCGTCCTCTATCTGCACATCCTTCATCATCTTGGACGCGCCGGGTATCATCCCCACCAAATCCTTCATATTCCCCATACGCTTCACCTGCTGGATCTGGGTAAGGAAATCATCGAAACCGAATTCGTTCTTGGCAATCTTCTTCTGCAGTTTACGCGCTTCCTCCTCATCGAATTGCTCCTGGGCACGCTCCACCAACGAAATAACGTCGCCCATACCGAGGATACGGTCGGCCATACGCGATGGGTGGAACACGTCGAGCGCCTCCATTTTTTCACCGGTACCGATGAACTTGATCGGCTTATTGACGACCGATTTAATCGAAAGTGCGGCACCACCACGGGTATCACCGTCGAGTTTCGTAAGGATGACCCCGTCAAAGTCGAGGCGGTCGTTAAATGCTTTCGCGGTATTCACGGCATCCTGGCCCGTCATCGAGTCGACAACGAAAAGCGTCTCCTGCGGTTGCAACGCCTGGTGTACGTTGGCGATTTCATCCATCATCTCCTCATCCACGGCCAAACGACC
This genomic interval from Flavobacterium sp. HJ-32-4 contains the following:
- a CDS encoding bifunctional 5,10-methylenetetrahydrofolate dehydrogenase/5,10-methenyltetrahydrofolate cyclohydrolase, giving the protein MQLLDGKKVSDDIKNEIAAEVAKMKAKGEKVPHLAAIIVGNDGASLTYVGSKVKACERVGFESTLIKMPSTTSETELLKKIKELNEDDAIDGFIVQLPLPEQIDTQKVIMAIDPQKDVDGFHPENFGKMALDMSTFIPATPFGILELLERYGVETKGKHTVVIGRSHIVGRPMSILMGRKGFPGNSTVTLTHSFTKNIAQITTQADIIISALGVPNYLKAEMVKDDAVIIDVGITRVADESSEKGYVITGDVDFENVSKKASYITPVPGGVGPMTIAMLLKNTLLARENKRKL
- a CDS encoding type II toxin-antitoxin system RelE/ParE family toxin; translated protein: MRYRISRKALEDLDQIWLYTFQHWSARQANHYYRMIRQEMEYISDDFSAGKDIGTIKPGYRQAKVSAHFIIYRQGDDGITEIVRILHQMMDIPNSI
- the ffh gene encoding signal recognition particle protein; the protein is MFQNLSEKLDKAFHILKGHGKITEVNVADTLKEVRRALLDADVNFKIAKDFTTRVKEKAIGQNVLTTLQPGQLLVKLMKDELTELMGGEAAGINLSGNPSVILMSGLQGSGKTTFSGKLALYLKTKKTKRPLLVACDVYRPAAINQLHVVGEQIGVEVYSEPENKNPVQIALNSLKYAKEKGYNVVIVDTAGRLAVDEEMMDEIANVHQALQPQETLFVVDSMTGQDAVNTAKAFNDRLDFDGVILTKLDGDTRGGAALSIKSVVNKPIKFIGTGEKMEALDVFHPSRMADRILGMGDVISLVERAQEQFDEEEARKLQKKIAKNEFGFDDFLTQIQQVKRMGNMKDLVGMIPGASKMMKDVQIEDDAFKHIEAIIYSMTPTERKKPSIIDVKRKNRIAKGSGRKIEEVNQLMKQFDQMSKMMKMMQGPGGKNLMKMMGGMKGPMR